Proteins encoded in a region of the Podarcis muralis chromosome 4, rPodMur119.hap1.1, whole genome shotgun sequence genome:
- the LOC114595665 gene encoding collagenase 3-like, whose protein sequence is MKHPSAAAAFFLLLGISWCLALPISISDEDDSDEFTREKFELAERYLKRHYNLQSNPAGIQRKAGDTVSSKLREMQAFFGLEVTGKLNEETYELMQQPRCGVPDIGEYNFFPRKLKWSHTNITYRILNYTPDLKKSEVDRAFRKAFKVWSDVTPLNFTRIRNGTADIMISFGRKEHGDFYPFDGPSGLLAHAFPPGPNFGGDAHFDEDELWSTDSKGYNLFLVAAHEFGHSLGLEHSRDPGALMFPIYTYTGNKGLLLPDDDVQGIQILYGAGDHDPHPDHPKTPEKCDANLTLDAITELRGEMVIFKDRFFWRLHPQMVEADLVQIKSFWPEIPSKIDAAYEHPTNDHVLLFRGKKVWALNAYDIVEGYPKKIYELGFPRSVKGVDAAVHIKDTGKTLFFAGEKYWSYDEQNQVMEKGYPRYIEEDFPGIGHRVDAAYEKNGYIYFFNGPLQFEFNIWSERIMRVLTTTSIFWC, encoded by the exons ATGAAGCATCCAAGCGCTGCAGCGGCCTTCTTTCTCTTGCTGGGCATATCATGGTGTTTGGCCCTGCCGATATCCATATCAGATGAAGACGACAGCGATGAATTCACAAGGGAGAAATTCGAGTTAGCAGAG CGCTATCTAAAGAGGCATTACAACCTCCAGTCCAACCCAGCTGGGATACAGAGGAAGGCGGGTGATACAGTCTCATCCAAACTTCGAGAAATGCAGGCGTTTTTTGGACTAGAAGTAACGGGCAAGCTCAACGAAGAGACGTACGAACTAATGCAACAGCCACGGTGCGGGGTTCCTGATATTGGGGAATACAACTTCTTCCCTCGAAAGCTGAAGTGGTCTCACACTAATATAACATACAG GATTCTAAATTACACCCCTGATCTGAAAAAGTCTGAAGTTGACAGAGCATTCAGGAAAGCGTTCAAGGTCTGGTCTGATGTGACGCCACTCAACTTTACTAGAATTCGCAATGGTACTGCTGATATCATGATTTCTTTTGGAAGGAAAG AGCATGGTGATTTCTATCCCTTTGATGGACCTTCTGGGTTATTAGCTCATGCTTTCCCTCCTGGGCCAAATTTTGGAGGAGATGCTCATTTTGATGAAGACGAGCTGTGGTCAACAGATTCCAAAG GATATAATTTGTTTCTTGTGGCTGCCCACGAGTTTGGTCATTCGCTGGGACTTGAGCATTCCAGAGACCCAGGAGCTTTGATGTTTCCAATTTACACATACACGGGAAATAAAGGCTTATTGCTTCCAGATGATGACGTACAAGGGATCCAGATTCTATATG GTGCAGGAGACCACGACCCCCATCCTGACCACCCCAAAACGCCTGAGAAATGTGATGCAAACTTGACCCTAGATGCTATCACGGAGCTTCGAGGAGAAATGGTGATCTTCAAGGACAG GTTCTTCTGGCGCCTACATCCTCAGATGGTTGAGGCGGATTTGGTACAAATTAAGTCGTTTTGGCCAGAGATCCCAAGCAAGATTGACGCGGCTTATGAGCATCCTACCAACGACCATGTGCTGCTTTTCAGGG GGAAGAAAGTCTGGGCTTTGAATGCCTATGACATAGTAGAGGGCTACCCTAAAAAGATTTATGAATTGGGCTTTCCAAGATCTGTGAAGGGAGTCGATGCTGCTGTCCACATCAAAGACACTGGCAAGACTCTCTTTTTCGCTGGAGAAAAATACTGGAG TTATGACGAACAGAACCAAGTTATGGAGAAAGGCTACCCTAGATATATTGAGGAGGATTTCCCCGGGATTGGTCACCGAGTGGATGCAGCTTATGAGAAGAATG